In a single window of the Streptomyces sp. CGMCC 4.7035 genome:
- a CDS encoding class I SAM-dependent methyltransferase has product MVNASIVNMGQRAREGAKKAAKRVLPPHAAQKARDLHFLLKGPERKRTEAVFLGASTAPEYLPASMLPRLQKSYPPGDFGGYDETSLEKCGRSRAREILGLPGATEAISFLEVGCWDGMVSAALQESGKRCTGVDLRTEGFDGRSSAAGVELRQMDAESLEFPDESFDYVFSYNSFEHFARPDRVLGEMKRVTKKGGSIWLSFAPLYFSPYGEHAYKSITVPYCQLLFSGDVLNAFCREHGLREIDFSHVNRWRVGDFRGLWEKNSADLERIKYREGHDPDHLGLVRKYPSCFRSKTDSFDDLTVSSMEVLFRRTA; this is encoded by the coding sequence ATGGTGAACGCAAGCATCGTAAATATGGGACAGCGCGCCAGAGAGGGCGCCAAGAAAGCCGCTAAGCGTGTCCTCCCACCGCACGCCGCTCAGAAAGCTCGCGACCTGCATTTCCTTTTGAAGGGGCCGGAGAGGAAAAGGACAGAGGCCGTCTTTCTCGGTGCATCGACAGCTCCCGAGTACCTGCCCGCCAGCATGCTTCCTCGGCTACAGAAATCCTACCCGCCCGGCGACTTCGGCGGATATGACGAGACTTCCCTGGAAAAATGCGGAAGGAGCCGAGCCCGAGAAATCCTGGGGCTGCCAGGAGCCACTGAGGCCATCTCGTTCCTCGAGGTCGGCTGTTGGGACGGGATGGTCAGCGCTGCACTGCAGGAGTCGGGCAAGAGATGTACGGGGGTCGACCTCCGTACGGAAGGATTCGACGGCCGATCCTCCGCCGCAGGCGTCGAACTCCGCCAAATGGACGCAGAAAGCCTCGAATTCCCTGACGAGAGCTTCGATTACGTCTTCTCATACAACTCCTTCGAACATTTCGCCCGCCCCGACCGCGTGCTCGGCGAGATGAAGCGGGTAACCAAGAAGGGGGGCAGCATCTGGTTGTCATTTGCCCCGCTGTACTTCTCCCCTTACGGCGAGCACGCCTACAAATCGATCACCGTTCCCTATTGCCAGTTGCTGTTCTCAGGTGACGTTCTCAACGCGTTCTGCCGAGAACACGGCCTCCGCGAGATCGACTTCTCGCATGTGAACCGTTGGCGGGTAGGAGACTTCCGGGGCCTGTGGGAAAAGAACAGCGCCGACCTGGAACGCATCAAGTACCGAGAGGGGCATGACCCCGATCACCTGGGACTGGTACGAAAATACCCATCGTGCTTTCGCAGCAAGACTGATTCCTTCGACGATCTGACCGTCAGTTCGATGGAAGTTCTCTTTCGACGGACAGCGTAG
- a CDS encoding class I SAM-dependent methyltransferase: protein MALSIPLVWGVMMAGMQSSIEAQRLAMDANVLDRGDWGFHATHDPLTRFLRDRRLLFGLSKLRQRGVLDPANQSALVVCAGVGGEGILLRRYGFQDVTISDLSGEALNMSRQLDPTLKTAQANAENMVEIPDASYDLVVVQDGLHHLPRPVLGFTEMLRVARRAVIVIEPAESLVGTLIGTEWEEHGEAVNYVFRWSGSTLKQATLSYLLRSGATVLPYRLWDHNVAVSKMAKRFPKHWRLPVAKGIYRVLTPVNGLGNMMVGVVILGNAIGGPRKNSDG, encoded by the coding sequence GTGGCGCTCAGTATCCCCCTGGTCTGGGGCGTGATGATGGCCGGCATGCAGAGCAGCATCGAAGCGCAGCGTCTGGCCATGGACGCCAATGTCCTCGACCGTGGCGACTGGGGCTTTCACGCGACCCACGACCCACTGACCCGTTTTCTCCGGGACCGGCGCCTCCTCTTCGGTCTCTCGAAGCTACGGCAGCGCGGGGTGCTGGACCCAGCGAACCAGAGCGCTCTCGTGGTCTGCGCCGGAGTCGGCGGAGAGGGAATCTTGTTGCGCCGGTACGGTTTCCAGGACGTCACCATCTCGGATCTGTCCGGCGAGGCGCTGAACATGTCCCGGCAATTGGACCCCACGCTCAAAACAGCTCAGGCCAATGCCGAGAACATGGTCGAGATCCCCGACGCAAGCTATGACCTGGTCGTGGTGCAGGACGGTCTGCACCACCTGCCGCGGCCGGTGCTCGGCTTCACCGAGATGCTCAGGGTCGCTCGTCGGGCGGTGATCGTGATTGAGCCGGCCGAAAGCCTGGTGGGCACGCTGATCGGCACCGAGTGGGAGGAGCACGGTGAGGCTGTCAACTACGTGTTCCGCTGGAGCGGTTCGACCCTCAAGCAGGCCACGCTGAGCTATCTCCTGCGCAGCGGCGCAACCGTGCTGCCATATCGCCTGTGGGACCATAATGTGGCGGTCAGCAAGATGGCCAAGCGCTTCCCGAAGCATTGGCGGCTGCCCGTGGCCAAGGGCATTTACCGTGTTCTGACACCCGTGAACGGTTTGGGGAACATGATGGTCGGCGTCGTGATCCTCGGCAACGCCATCGGCGGCCCGCGCAAGAACTCCGACGGCTGA
- a CDS encoding Ig-like domain repeat protein codes for MAASVPAQAIASTNDKRPVTDPKESPSRRAVGTCLHEPDEGTSSSASTRHRPSPRHGIRQAADVFIIDASASANSTGGEEPSIAVNPNNPNQVAITRFGPQCWNLNASLLYTSDGGQHWTNENSIPPPTGWPTAEGCPCDQTIDYGRDGRLYGTFQFSRSPGRAIVTGSTTDPTNPSAWKWNGNPAQLTNNKDQIDVDQPWLLVNRDPQIATQDNVYVLSNEDFGSSGPSNELGYVSYGADPVDITVMTRLGGQPSPHVVNPAPRLATDHRNGTVYALYQQSTTPGTTQPKNVTYKLNRSTDAGHTWTLNGSVDGLTLNSDPVPNNQSPGYKFAGNTRVEGGVHHVAVDPSNGDVYVVYGETAGGNNQLKILRLTSDGAGGLSVGTAYDVSTSTNIGLPSVAVLSDGTVGVLYDSYEGTTPDGFPIVAAHLARSTDQGVTFSDTVLEQFATPKPEADPLQDALGDYQQLKAVGDTFHGVFAGNTLGVPSDAPVHAVYFKTTSTPPPPIDRHTTSDLTSSANPSIQRRPVTFTDIICPVDPRATETPTGGVFFKADGKVIGTGALSPGGGTHCSSTSITTSRLRPGRHIITAYYSGDRNYLAGPLEQLTQTVVRSGHRALGGDGSGGEGRKNRKK; via the coding sequence TTGGCTGCGTCCGTTCCGGCGCAGGCAATTGCCTCCACCAATGACAAGCGGCCGGTCACCGACCCGAAGGAGAGCCCGAGTCGCCGGGCTGTCGGCACATGCCTCCACGAGCCGGATGAGGGCACATCGAGCAGTGCCTCGACCCGGCACCGCCCGAGCCCTCGGCACGGCATCAGGCAGGCCGCCGACGTCTTCATCATCGACGCAAGCGCATCGGCGAACAGCACCGGCGGTGAGGAACCCAGCATCGCGGTCAATCCCAACAACCCCAACCAGGTGGCGATCACCCGATTCGGTCCGCAGTGTTGGAACCTGAACGCCAGCCTGCTCTACACGTCGGACGGTGGGCAGCACTGGACGAACGAGAACAGCATTCCGCCGCCGACGGGCTGGCCGACCGCAGAAGGATGCCCGTGCGACCAGACGATCGACTACGGCCGGGACGGCAGGCTCTACGGGACGTTCCAGTTCAGCCGCTCCCCCGGGAGGGCCATTGTGACGGGGTCGACCACCGACCCCACCAACCCCTCGGCGTGGAAGTGGAACGGCAACCCCGCCCAACTCACCAACAACAAAGACCAAATCGACGTCGACCAGCCGTGGCTGTTGGTGAACCGGGATCCGCAGATCGCCACCCAGGACAACGTGTACGTCCTCAGCAACGAAGATTTCGGGAGCTCGGGCCCGTCCAATGAGCTTGGCTACGTCTCCTACGGTGCCGACCCGGTCGACATCACCGTCATGACCAGGCTCGGGGGCCAACCGTCCCCTCACGTGGTGAACCCCGCCCCGCGACTGGCGACCGATCACCGCAACGGCACGGTCTATGCGCTGTACCAGCAGTCGACGACGCCCGGCACTACTCAGCCCAAGAACGTCACGTACAAGCTCAACCGTTCGACGGACGCCGGGCACACATGGACACTCAACGGCAGTGTCGACGGCCTCACCCTGAACTCGGACCCGGTCCCGAATAACCAGTCCCCCGGGTACAAGTTCGCCGGCAACACCCGTGTGGAGGGCGGTGTCCACCACGTTGCCGTCGACCCCTCGAACGGCGACGTCTACGTCGTCTACGGCGAGACCGCGGGAGGCAACAACCAGCTCAAGATCCTCCGCCTCACGTCGGACGGCGCGGGCGGCCTGAGCGTGGGGACGGCGTACGACGTGTCGACGTCGACCAACATCGGGCTCCCCTCGGTGGCGGTGTTGTCCGACGGCACCGTCGGCGTTCTGTACGACAGTTACGAGGGAACGACGCCGGACGGCTTCCCCATCGTCGCGGCGCATCTCGCACGCAGCACCGACCAGGGTGTGACGTTCAGCGACACCGTGCTGGAGCAGTTCGCCACGCCCAAGCCCGAAGCCGACCCGTTGCAGGACGCGCTGGGTGACTATCAGCAGCTCAAGGCGGTGGGCGACACGTTCCACGGCGTGTTCGCCGGCAACACCCTCGGCGTCCCCAGCGACGCGCCCGTTCACGCGGTCTACTTCAAGACCACGTCGACGCCTCCTCCGCCGATCGACCGCCACACGACGTCAGACCTCACCTCCTCGGCCAACCCCTCGATCCAGAGGCGCCCGGTGACCTTCACCGACATCATCTGCCCGGTCGACCCGAGGGCCACGGAGACACCGACCGGAGGGGTGTTCTTCAAGGCGGACGGCAAAGTGATCGGGACCGGGGCGCTGTCACCCGGCGGAGGCACACACTGCAGCTCGACAAGTATCACCACGTCCAGGTTGAGACCCGGACGGCACATCATCACCGCCTACTACTCCGGTGACCGCAACTACCTGGCCGGACCCCTGGAACAACTGACCCAGACCGTGGTGCGCTCCGGGCACCGCGCACTGGGTGGCGACGGCTCCGGTGGAGAGGGACGGAAGAACCGGAAGAAGTAG